One window of Botrimarina mediterranea genomic DNA carries:
- a CDS encoding sigma-54-dependent transcriptional regulator, producing MSAGRNTPDIASLLLVDDDRQVLESMADWLRDQGYAVETATGQAEAIERFTAKGYDLLLCDIRLQDGDGFDVLEQALRRRPGMQVILLTGYGTADSAIDAIRAGAFDYLTKPLIDDELLMAIERALGQRKVLAENTELRQKLDRKHGMGHIIGADMRMMRVFDVIESVADTRATVLVTGESGTGKSLIARAIHTRSDRRTGPFVEVACGALPENLLESELFGHVAGAFTGAVSNKVGKFLQADGGTIFLDEIGTATPAMQVKLLRVLQELAFEAVGGSETHRVDVRVVLATNEDLAKNVADGTFRQDLYYRINVINLELPPLRGRSSDIPLLAQKFLEEVREDANRPNVTGFSDDAIAAMQRYNWPGNVRELQNVVERCVLLSRGAAITLHDLPPEMRLPGVALGGSTSYAGQTLKEALEGPERAIILEVLELNQWNRNETADQLGINRTTLYKKMKRLGLEDRAPVGS from the coding sequence ATGTCCGCCGGCCGCAACACGCCCGATATCGCTTCACTCCTCTTGGTCGATGATGACCGGCAGGTGCTGGAGTCGATGGCCGATTGGCTGCGTGACCAGGGTTACGCCGTTGAAACCGCGACCGGTCAAGCCGAGGCGATCGAGCGCTTCACGGCGAAGGGCTACGACCTGTTGTTGTGCGACATTCGCTTGCAGGATGGCGACGGCTTCGACGTGCTTGAGCAAGCGCTGCGCCGTCGCCCCGGCATGCAGGTCATCTTGCTGACGGGATACGGCACGGCCGACTCAGCGATCGATGCGATCCGCGCCGGCGCCTTCGACTATCTCACCAAGCCGCTCATCGACGACGAGCTGCTGATGGCGATCGAGCGCGCCCTCGGGCAGCGCAAGGTGCTCGCCGAGAACACCGAGCTGCGGCAGAAGCTCGACCGCAAACACGGCATGGGCCACATCATCGGCGCCGACATGCGGATGATGCGTGTGTTCGACGTGATCGAGAGCGTCGCCGACACCCGCGCTACGGTGCTCGTCACCGGCGAGAGCGGCACCGGTAAGAGCCTCATCGCCCGCGCGATCCATACCCGCAGCGACCGCAGGACCGGGCCGTTCGTTGAAGTGGCCTGCGGCGCGCTGCCGGAGAACCTGCTAGAGAGCGAGCTGTTCGGCCACGTCGCCGGCGCGTTCACCGGCGCGGTGAGCAACAAAGTTGGCAAATTCCTCCAGGCGGATGGCGGAACGATCTTCCTCGACGAGATCGGCACCGCCACGCCGGCGATGCAGGTCAAGCTGTTACGCGTGCTACAAGAACTGGCCTTCGAGGCCGTCGGCGGCAGCGAGACGCACCGCGTTGACGTGCGGGTGGTGCTCGCCACCAACGAAGACTTGGCGAAGAACGTCGCCGACGGCACGTTCCGCCAGGACCTCTACTACCGCATCAATGTTATCAATCTCGAACTGCCGCCGTTGCGGGGGCGTTCAAGCGACATCCCGCTGCTCGCCCAGAAGTTCCTCGAAGAGGTCCGCGAGGACGCCAACCGCCCGAACGTCACGGGGTTCAGCGACGACGCCATCGCCGCGATGCAGCGCTACAACTGGCCGGGCAACGTCCGCGAGTTGCAGAACGTCGTCGAGCGCTGCGTGCTGCTAAGCCGCGGCGCTGCGATCACGCTGCACGACCTGCCTCCGGAGATGCGTCTGCCGGGCGTCGCGTTGGGCGGCTCGACGAGCTACGCGGGCCAGACGCTCAAGGAAGCCCTCGAAGGCCCCGAGCGGGCGATCATCCTCGAGGTGCTCGAGCTGAACCAATGGAACCGCAACGAAACCGCCGACCAACTCGGCATCAACCGCACGACGCTTTATAAGAAGATGAAGCGGCTGGGGCTCGAGGACCGGGCGCCGGTGGGGAGTTAG
- a CDS encoding DUF6960 family protein, whose amino-acid sequence MSHELPPLPPIKTDPKYGYFPWWPQDGDDWVHPEDVATARSMIPSPRIWRRDGERGDYVVLYYGDLSIRVKPSLWREAPYEGIDLGDWVEVRARGMTNEPHVGQVRDIHWDEHAGVVRYWLRLADGTPLERSYEAHDFKPMEPPVIREEIRREPPSDDGSVPDLDPPI is encoded by the coding sequence ATGTCGCACGAGCTGCCCCCCCTGCCGCCAATCAAGACCGACCCCAAGTACGGCTACTTCCCCTGGTGGCCGCAGGACGGGGACGACTGGGTGCATCCCGAGGACGTGGCGACGGCCCGGTCGATGATCCCCAGCCCCCGCATCTGGCGCCGCGACGGCGAGCGTGGGGACTATGTCGTCCTCTACTACGGCGACTTGTCGATCCGGGTGAAACCCTCCCTGTGGCGTGAGGCGCCTTACGAGGGGATCGATCTCGGCGACTGGGTCGAGGTCCGCGCCCGCGGCATGACTAATGAGCCGCACGTCGGCCAGGTACGCGACATTCACTGGGACGAGCACGCGGGCGTCGTCCGCTACTGGCTCCGCCTCGCCGATGGCACGCCGCTAGAGCGGAGCTACGAAGCCCACGACTTCAAGCCGATGGAGCCGCCCGTCATCCGCGAAGAAATCCGTCGCGAACCGCCGTCGGATGATGGGTCGGTTCCCGACCTCGATCCACCAATCTAA
- a CDS encoding segregation and condensation protein A, which produces MQAFEVHLDAYHGPLDLLLYLVKKEELPVAELPLAVVTQQYLDYVAVIERLDPNAVGDFLDVASLLLEIKSRSVLPSAEEAAEGQPLDDEAIESPGDLVQRLLEFKEYRDAAAKLETLRLDWSRRYTRTVAPPRTEVDPAEQPIEGVELWDLVSAFARVMRDRLAPAKLPETIYYDETPIHKHMVRIDALLRAADGTVPFEDLFPEGPVHKSTLVGVFLAMLELIRYRHALAHQPERYGAITLEAGPAPLDVSLMS; this is translated from the coding sequence ATGCAAGCTTTCGAGGTCCATCTCGACGCCTATCACGGGCCGCTCGACCTGCTGCTCTATCTCGTTAAGAAGGAAGAGCTGCCGGTCGCCGAGTTGCCGTTGGCAGTGGTGACGCAGCAGTACCTCGATTACGTAGCGGTGATCGAGCGGCTCGACCCCAATGCGGTAGGCGACTTTCTCGATGTCGCCAGCCTGCTCTTGGAGATCAAGTCGCGGAGCGTTCTTCCCTCCGCGGAGGAGGCGGCCGAGGGGCAGCCGCTCGACGACGAAGCGATCGAGTCCCCCGGCGACCTCGTGCAGCGGCTGCTAGAGTTCAAGGAGTACCGCGACGCGGCCGCGAAGCTCGAAACGCTGCGGCTCGACTGGTCGAGGCGCTACACCCGCACGGTCGCCCCGCCGCGGACGGAGGTGGACCCCGCCGAGCAGCCGATCGAAGGGGTCGAGCTCTGGGACCTCGTCAGCGCCTTTGCTCGGGTGATGCGCGACCGTCTCGCGCCGGCCAAGCTCCCTGAGACGATCTACTACGACGAGACGCCGATCCACAAGCACATGGTGCGGATCGACGCTTTGCTGCGGGCGGCCGACGGGACGGTGCCGTTCGAGGACCTCTTCCCCGAGGGACCGGTCCATAAATCGACTCTCGTGGGTGTCTTCCTGGCGATGCTGGAGCTGATCCGCTACCGCCACGCCCTTGCCCATCAGCCGGAGCGCTACGGCGCCATCACGCTGGAAGCGGGGCCGGCGCCGCTGGACGTGTCTTTGATGTCTTAG
- a CDS encoding MBL fold metallo-hydrolase, whose translation MPNNAPVKTLKHGDLTIEGYSRAAVQSYWRLPELSLGFDLGLQPWSFMGTETWFVSHGHLDHIAALPVYVARRRMMKMDPPVIYVPAEILENVKSLLAAMQRLDRGRLPCELIGVTPGEEIQLSRELIVTVTPTVHTVPSVGYIVWDRRKKLKPEYEGLEGTQIRDIRLSGIEVSAEVRTPIVGYLGDTSPKGLDDSPDMYKAKILIAEMTFVSPEHRKEKIHKHGHMHLDDWVERAALFENELVIAAHLSTRYHARQAEKMVKEKLPDMLGDRLHLWL comes from the coding sequence TTGCCCAACAACGCCCCCGTCAAAACGCTCAAGCACGGCGACCTCACCATCGAGGGCTACAGCCGCGCCGCGGTCCAGAGCTACTGGCGGCTGCCGGAGTTGAGCCTCGGCTTCGACCTCGGCTTGCAGCCCTGGAGCTTCATGGGGACCGAGACATGGTTCGTCTCGCACGGACACCTCGACCACATCGCGGCGCTGCCGGTGTACGTGGCGCGGCGGCGGATGATGAAGATGGACCCGCCCGTCATCTACGTCCCGGCCGAGATCCTTGAGAACGTCAAATCCTTGCTAGCCGCGATGCAACGGCTTGACCGCGGCCGGCTGCCGTGCGAGCTGATCGGCGTCACGCCCGGCGAAGAGATCCAGCTGTCGCGCGAGCTGATTGTCACGGTGACGCCCACGGTCCACACGGTGCCGTCGGTGGGCTACATCGTTTGGGACCGCCGCAAGAAGCTCAAGCCAGAGTACGAGGGCCTCGAAGGGACCCAGATCCGCGACATCCGCCTGTCCGGTATCGAAGTCAGCGCCGAGGTCCGCACGCCGATCGTCGGCTACCTCGGCGACACGTCGCCCAAGGGCCTCGACGACTCGCCCGACATGTACAAGGCGAAGATTCTGATTGCCGAGATGACGTTCGTCTCGCCCGAGCACCGCAAAGAAAAAATCCACAAGCACGGGCACATGCACTTGGACGACTGGGTCGAGCGCGCCGCGCTGTTCGAGAACGAGCTGGTGATCGCGGCGCACCTGAGCACGCGGTATCACGCGCGGCAAGCGGAGAAGATGGTGAAGGAAAAGCTACCCGACATGCTGGGCGATCGCTTGCATCTGTGGTTGTAG
- a CDS encoding methyltransferase family protein, which translates to MNILPLTPAAVTAWSFALWAIAEGGVQLLGVRQPDAPDRQLAALTPLLVALYGCFGFGWLDAGVLQWTTLGVEWRWLRWVGVALTLVGFGLRLATRYAMRRHFSGYVQTTQGHRLVTTGLFAWMRHPIYLATLLLYVGMPLGFGSLGALGIGLGIGAPALWWRICIEEKSLAAWFGEEFTEYQRRTARLIPYVW; encoded by the coding sequence GTGAACATCCTCCCGCTAACGCCGGCGGCGGTTACGGCGTGGTCCTTCGCTCTCTGGGCGATCGCTGAGGGAGGGGTGCAGCTACTCGGCGTCCGGCAGCCCGACGCGCCGGACCGGCAGCTAGCGGCGCTGACGCCGCTGCTGGTCGCGTTGTACGGCTGCTTCGGTTTCGGGTGGCTCGACGCGGGCGTGCTTCAATGGACGACGCTTGGAGTCGAGTGGAGGTGGCTTCGGTGGGTCGGCGTGGCGTTGACGCTGGTTGGCTTCGGGCTGCGGCTGGCGACTCGTTATGCGATGAGACGTCACTTCAGCGGCTACGTTCAGACCACTCAAGGGCACCGCTTGGTCACGACGGGGCTCTTTGCGTGGATGCGCCACCCGATCTACCTGGCGACGCTCCTGCTTTACGTGGGCATGCCGCTCGGTTTCGGCAGTCTGGGCGCCCTGGGTATTGGACTCGGTATCGGGGCGCCAGCTCTTTGGTGGCGGATCTGTATTGAGGAGAAGTCGCTAGCGGCGTGGTTCGGTGAGGAGTTCACGGAGTACCAGCGACGCACCGCTCGCCTGATCCCCTATGTTTGGTGA